CGCGTTGCGGTCTGGCGCCCTCGTCCTGGTTGCGTCGGTGGGAGCCGTTGCGTTCGCCTTCGTGCTGGCAGGGTTCATCCCTGATCTCGCGTCCGTCGTCGCGAACGACGAGGTGAGCTCGCGAACTGCGCCGAACCTCCTCGACCTTGCCATCGCCGTCGCCGCGGGCGCCGCCGGCGCGTTCGCCGTCAACCGCTCCGACGTCTCCGACACGCTTCCGGGCGTGGCGGTGGCGATCGCGCTCGTCCCGCCACTGGCGGTGACCGGCGTGACGCTGTACGCGGGCAACTTCGAACAGGCTGCGGGCGCCGTGCTGCTCTTCGGCACCAACCTGATGGCGATGGTGGCGATGGCCAGCATCGTGTTCGTCCTCACCGGCTACGTCGTGTGGTCCCGGCTCCTGAGCGAACGCACCCGTGTCCGGGCGTCCTATGCCACCGTGGCCGCAGGTGTCGTCCTGCTGCTGATCCCCCTCGGCCTGACGACGAAGCGTGTGGTCGATGACGCGGCCCACCTGCGAGCGTCGCAGCGGGCGGTCAACGCCTGGCTGACCGACGCCCACGACCTCAGCGTGTCAGCGCTCGACGTCGAACCCGGGCGGGTCGCGATCACAGTGCATGGTCCAGGCGCGCCGCCGCCCGCGGAGGCCCTGCACGCGGCGCTGGTCGACGAGCTCGGCAGCGACATCGTCCTGGAGCTGCGCGTCGTGCCGGAGGTGCTGCACGTCGTCGGAGGCGACGGTCCGTGAAGGACGCACCGTCGCCCGTCGCACGCCGCCCCTCCGTCCAGAAGGTAACGGGGGCCGTCGCCGCAGCGACGGTCACAGCGGTCGTGTCGGCGCTCGTTGGCCGGTCGTCGATCTCGGCCGGCGAGGAGCGGGTGTTCCGGCTGCTCAACGATGCGCCCGCCGCGTTCTGGCCGTTGTTGTGGCCGCCGATGCAGCTGGGCAACCTGGCCGCGCCAGCCGCGGTTGGCACCTTCGTTGCCGTCCGAACGCGGCGGTGGCGACCTGTCCTGGCCGTGCTCGGCGCCGGCTATGCGGCGTGGGCTGCGTCGCAAGTGCTCAAGGACCTCGTCCGTCGGGAGCGCCCAGCGGTGCTCCTGGCCGACGTCATGCTGCGCGAACCGGCCGAAGGTCTCGGGTTCGTCTCCGGTCACGCCGCGATCTCAGCAGCGATCGCAGCCGGACTGTGGCCCCAGCTTCCCCCACGAGGACGGTTCGCCGCTTCGGCGGTCGCTGGGCTCGTCGGCATCGGTCGCATCTATTCGGGTGCGCACCTGCCCCTCGATGTCCTGGGCGGGCAGGCGATCGGCGTGCTCACCGGCCTCGGCGTCGCCACCGTCATTGGCGCGCCGGCGACACACATCGGGCCGGCGTCGGAGCGGTGAGCCAGCTTCGACCGTCGACGCCCGGTTCGACGCCTAGTGCCACGCGATGACTTGGTCGGCTGTGCTCAGCGTGTCGCGGAGTGGTTGCGGAACCAGGCGACCGTCTGGCGGACCGCGTCATCGAGTGGCGTGGCGGTCACGCCGAGCCGCTCGGTCGCCTTGTCCCCGTCAACGACGAACGGTTGCGTGAACTCGTAGAGCATCTCGTGCAGCTCGCGGACCGTTGGGTCGAGCACTCCCATCAGCCGCAGGATGAGGGTGGGTGCCACCCGCACCTTCACTGGGGATCCGATCTCGTGGGCGAGCATCGCGATGATCTCGCGGGTGGTCCGTGCGCTGGCATTCGGGACGTGCCAGACCTCACCGACGACGTCGTCGGAGGTACCGAGCGCGACCAGGGTGCGCGCGGCGTCCGGCGCGTATGTGTAGCTGTGGGGTTGGTCCGGGTCGCCGATCACCTGGGCGGGTCTGCCGGCGATCGCGGCGCCGATGACGCGATCACCGAGCGGGCTCTGAGTGGTTGCTCGCGGCCCGAAGTAGTCCGAGGCCCGGGCTGTGGTCACGGCCAGGTCACCCGCGTCGTGCAGCCGGCGCAGCTGGTCGGCCATGGCGGCCCGGACTGCGCCTTTGCGGGTGTGTGCCCGCTGCGGCGTCGTCTCGGTCATCGGTGCGCCGCCCGTGTCGCCGTACATGTAGACGTTCTCGAATGACACGTACCGCGCGCCGGCCGAACGGGCGGCTGCGACGACGGCGTCCTGCAGCGGCGGGAACTGCTCCGCCCACCGGTGGTACGGCGGGTTGAGGCACTGGTACACGACCGTGGCTCCGGCCGTCGCCCTGGTTGTGAACGCGGGATCCGACGCGTCGCCGCCGATCACATCGACGCCGTCGGGCACCGGGGCGTATCCCGAACGGTTGACCGCTCGGGGCGGCAACCCAGCGTGCGCCAACTCGTCGATCAGCGCGAGGCCGATCGCACCGGTCCCGAACACCACGTGCATGTCGACCATGCCTGACCTCCACGGTCACGATAGCGGACCCAGGTGCATCTCAGATTGGACGGAGCGCGTTCGAGTCCGTCGCCGACGCCGGCAGAGCAGGTCCCGTGTCGTGGGCGCTCGGCGCTGGAGATGCGAGACCCGGCCGAGCGCGCTCTGCCGTCGACGATGCGGGTCGCACCCCCGGCTGACCTGCCGCGCGCCGCGGGGATCTACGCGACAATCACAGGTCGCCGCCGAGACGGATCGCGATGTTCTTCACCTGGGTGTAGTTCCGCAGGGCCTCCAGGCCCTTCTCCCGGCCGAACCCGCTCTGCTTGTAGCCACCGAACGGGGTCTCCTCGCCACCAGCGAAGTACTCGTTGATGTAGATCTGTCCGGCCTGCACGCCCATTGCGAGGCGCAGTGCGCGATCGATGTCACGCGTGAAGATGCCCGCCGCCAGGCCGTACGGAACGTTGTTGGCGATCGCGAGCGCCTCCGACTCGCGAGCGAACGGGTGGATCGAGACGACGGGGCCGAAGATCTCCTCCTGCGCCACGCGCGTGTC
The sequence above is a segment of the Euzebyales bacterium genome. Coding sequences within it:
- a CDS encoding phosphatase PAP2 family protein, yielding MKDAPSPVARRPSVQKVTGAVAAATVTAVVSALVGRSSISAGEERVFRLLNDAPAAFWPLLWPPMQLGNLAAPAAVGTFVAVRTRRWRPVLAVLGAGYAAWAASQVLKDLVRRERPAVLLADVMLREPAEGLGFVSGHAAISAAIAAGLWPQLPPRGRFAASAVAGLVGIGRIYSGAHLPLDVLGGQAIGVLTGLGVATVIGAPATHIGPASER
- a CDS encoding NAD-dependent epimerase/dehydratase family protein, whose amino-acid sequence is MVDMHVVFGTGAIGLALIDELAHAGLPPRAVNRSGYAPVPDGVDVIGGDASDPAFTTRATAGATVVYQCLNPPYHRWAEQFPPLQDAVVAAARSAGARYVSFENVYMYGDTGGAPMTETTPQRAHTRKGAVRAAMADQLRRLHDAGDLAVTTARASDYFGPRATTQSPLGDRVIGAAIAGRPAQVIGDPDQPHSYTYAPDAARTLVALGTSDDVVGEVWHVPNASARTTREIIAMLAHEIGSPVKVRVAPTLILRLMGVLDPTVRELHEMLYEFTQPFVVDGDKATERLGVTATPLDDAVRQTVAWFRNHSATR
- a CDS encoding DUF389 domain-containing protein yields the protein MSQADRDRTDAALFFDGAEGRRRLFRFAILMGLSVAIATFGIAAGSTAVVIGAMLIAPLMTPILATASAVLHGWTVRALRSGALVLVASVGAVAFAFVLAGFIPDLASVVANDEVSSRTAPNLLDLAIAVAAGAAGAFAVNRSDVSDTLPGVAVAIALVPPLAVTGVTLYAGNFEQAAGAVLLFGTNLMAMVAMASIVFVLTGYVVWSRLLSERTRVRASYATVAAGVVLLLIPLGLTTKRVVDDAAHLRASQRAVNAWLTDAHDLSVSALDVEPGRVAITVHGPGAPPPAEALHAALVDELGSDIVLELRVVPEVLHVVGGDGP